The following DNA comes from Candidatus Desulfarcum epimagneticum.
GAAAAAAGGCGGCATGTCTTCGGGAGGCTCGCTTAAAAACGCCTTGAGGTCGTCTTTGGAAAAGCTTTCAGCCAAATCCGCCAGCTCCGGGCCCATGGTTCCGCCCTGTCCCAAAAAAGAATGGCAGGCCCCGCATCCCGAATTCGCGTAAACCGATGGGCCGTTTGGCGCGCCGGATTTTGGGGCGGGCGGGGTTTCGGCGGTTTTCCATTGCTGGCTCATGTACATGGATCCCCACACCAGGTAAGGCTTCCGGGCCTTTTCACGGGCGTATCCCCCGACGAAAAAGGCCGTGAACATGGCCACAGCGGCGACGACCAGCGCCTTTTTTCCCTTTTTGTGCCCCAAAATCCAGTACAGGGCCGCGCACAGAACCGAAATCACGGCCAAAGTGATCATGACGTGGAGAAAGGGGCGGCCGAGCCCGGTCCAGAGCTGCTGAAAGGGGTTGGGGACGGGAAGGCCCTGGGAGACCGATCTCACCTTGAGCAGGAAACCGATCCCTGAAAGGGGCTGGAGGAAAATCAGGGCCGCCGCCACGCGGGCGTGGAAACGGCCGATTTTTTCAAAATAGGCGGCGTCCGGCCCCGGCGCCCTGGATTTCCACAGGTTGTAAAGGAAGATGAGAAGCGCCGCGTTGATCAGGCAAGGCAAAAGCATGTGGGTGAACGATTCCCACAAAACAGGGCTTTGGACCGCGTCCCACCGGCTTCCGGTCTCCAGCCATTTCCCGGGCGCCATCATGAACGCCCAGGCCGCGTTGATCAAAAAGGCCGTCATGACGGCGCAAAAGGCCACGCCGGCGCCCAGGAGAAGATGGGCGCCCGATGAGATCCGGTCCCGGGTCCGGCGCCAGGACACGGAAAAAACCATCAGGAGAAGGAAAAAGGCGCCCTCGGCCACAAAAAGCCAGAACAAAGTCG
Coding sequences within:
- a CDS encoding conserved membrane hypothetical protein (Evidence 4 : Unknown function but conserved in other organisms); translation: MSDIHFPLTGNSVILAVVILIHVFFAFLAVGGVVMALLSEWMGKRKNDPDHARFYAGLSSFLSDMMKINGVLGVVILVLLIGLWKTFTGFLYSTLFWLFVAEGAFFLLLMVFSVSWRRTRDRISSGAHLLLGAGVAFCAVMTAFLINAAWAFMMAPGKWLETGSRWDAVQSPVLWESFTHMLLPCLINAALLIFLYNLWKSRAPGPDAAYFEKIGRFHARVAAALIFLQPLSGIGFLLKVRSVSQGLPVPNPFQQLWTGLGRPFLHVMITLAVISVLCAALYWILGHKKGKKALVVAAVAMFTAFFVGGYAREKARKPYLVWGSMYMSQQWKTAETPPAPKSGAPNGPSVYANSGCGACHSFLGQGGTMGPELADLAESFSKDDLKAFLSEPPEDMPPFFGSEEELDVLATYILTNS